A stretch of the Flavobacterium aquiphilum genome encodes the following:
- a CDS encoding helix-turn-helix domain-containing protein, with amino-acid sequence MKSIVQHLREEKNLTQTELAQKSGISLRTIQRIEAGNIPKGFTLKALANAFQTEPEKLVPSKKITKVDRAKLINFSSLIGLIIPFGGVLFPLILTYKTKDTKNKELGKSIVSVQVILATALALSQIISPFIQKGLSLHFPLFLLPLLIIICLKLLVVILNGISLNIKNDLHKNLKINYL; translated from the coding sequence ATGAAATCAATAGTCCAACATTTAAGAGAAGAAAAAAACTTAACACAAACTGAACTTGCCCAAAAAAGCGGTATTTCTCTAAGGACAATTCAAAGGATTGAAGCAGGAAATATCCCAAAAGGGTTTACATTAAAAGCTCTTGCAAATGCTTTTCAAACTGAGCCTGAAAAACTTGTACCTTCCAAAAAGATCACAAAAGTTGACAGAGCAAAATTGATTAATTTTTCTAGCTTAATTGGACTTATAATACCTTTTGGCGGAGTTCTATTTCCTTTGATTTTGACATATAAAACAAAAGACACTAAAAATAAGGAATTAGGAAAAAGCATTGTAAGTGTTCAAGTCATTTTAGCAACTGCATTAGCTCTTTCACAAATCATAAGTCCGTTTATTCAAAAAGGATTATCACTACATTTTCCTCTTTTTCTATTGCCCTTATTAATAATTATTTGTCTAAAATTACTCGTGGTTATACTAAACGGCATTAGTTTAAACATTAAAAATGATTTACATAAAAATTTAAAAATCAACTACTTATAA
- a CDS encoding reverse transcriptase domain-containing protein translates to MAPLFEPEFSNNSFGFRPNKNSRQAVGQARDYIHQGLNYIVDTDLKNFFDEVDHCLLLNLIYQKVKCKTTMRLIRKWLRVPIKINGKLQKRRKGVPQGSPLSPLLSNILLDELDKEMTRRKLKFVRYADDFSIYCKSENQAKATAKVIAKFLKTKLQLTINEEKSGIRRPVNFTILGFGFVPTYRKGSKNDYQLVVAEKAWKKLKEQLKNISRKTAPAKLEERITKIKEVQRGWLNYFRGTSIMGKLRDLDGWLRNRLRYCIWHDWKKPERKRKNLIRLGVDQGHAYAFSRTRKGGWAIAQSPILSTTITLKRLKQRGYQSLTDVYIELNPSLCEPPST, encoded by the coding sequence ATCGCACCGCTATTTGAACCCGAATTCAGCAACAACAGTTTTGGATTTAGACCCAACAAAAACTCCCGACAAGCCGTTGGACAAGCGAGGGATTACATCCATCAAGGACTGAACTACATCGTGGACACCGACTTAAAGAACTTCTTTGACGAGGTTGACCATTGTTTACTGCTGAATCTGATCTATCAAAAAGTGAAATGCAAAACCACGATGCGTCTGATACGAAAATGGCTTCGGGTACCGATAAAAATCAACGGCAAACTGCAAAAACGAAGAAAGGGTGTTCCGCAAGGTTCTCCATTGAGTCCGTTATTGTCTAATATTTTGCTCGATGAATTGGACAAAGAAATGACAAGACGCAAACTCAAATTCGTTCGTTATGCCGATGATTTTAGTATCTACTGTAAATCTGAAAATCAGGCGAAAGCCACGGCAAAAGTGATTGCCAAATTCCTGAAAACGAAGCTCCAACTCACCATAAACGAGGAGAAAAGCGGGATTAGACGCCCGGTAAACTTCACGATTTTGGGCTTTGGTTTTGTGCCAACGTACAGGAAAGGAAGCAAAAACGACTATCAACTGGTGGTGGCAGAAAAGGCTTGGAAGAAGCTCAAGGAACAGCTCAAAAACATTAGCCGCAAAACCGCACCAGCCAAGCTCGAGGAACGTATCACCAAAATAAAAGAAGTGCAACGGGGATGGTTAAACTATTTTCGGGGAACGAGCATTATGGGTAAATTACGTGATTTGGACGGTTGGTTGCGTAACCGACTTCGCTACTGCATTTGGCATGATTGGAAAAAACCCGAGCGAAAGAGAAAGAATCTCATTCGGCTTGGTGTTGACCAAGGTCACGCTTATGCTTTTAGCCGCACTCGCAAAGGTGGTTGGGCAATTGCACAGAGTCCGATTTTGAGTACCACTATTACCTTAAAACGCCTAAAACAGCGTGGCTATCAATCCTTGACCGACGTTTACATTGAACTTAACCCATCTCTTTGCGAACCGCCGAGTACGTGA
- a CDS encoding DUF6252 family protein: MKKIIGIGLLVMSLVFFGCSKDEDSESATGSITATINGTPWVGTKIINVSLIQSTTLKEQRFDISAQDGKQMLALAVSSELTTTKGMPVRSYSYEDDVALFINTYIDGANTYTEHSPVSGELIIKSIDTDKKTISGTFSFKSEKVGVLQTAIVTPDIVNVTNGVFTNLTYTVISEK, translated from the coding sequence ATGAAAAAAATCATTGGAATTGGGTTATTAGTTATGTCATTAGTTTTTTTTGGATGTAGTAAAGATGAAGATTCAGAAAGTGCGACAGGTTCAATAACTGCTACTATTAATGGGACTCCTTGGGTAGGGACAAAAATCATTAATGTATCACTTATACAATCAACAACTTTAAAAGAACAACGTTTTGATATTAGTGCTCAGGATGGAAAACAGATGTTAGCATTGGCTGTCTCAAGTGAGTTGACAACAACAAAAGGAATGCCTGTTCGTTCTTATTCTTATGAGGATGATGTAGCCTTATTTATAAATACTTATATAGATGGAGCAAATACTTATACAGAACATTCCCCTGTAAGTGGTGAATTGATAATTAAATCTATTGATACCGATAAGAAAACTATTTCAGGAACATTTAGTTTTAAAAGTGAAAAAGTAGGGGTTTTACAAACAGCGATTGTAACCCCAGATATTGTAAATGTCACTAACGGCGTTTTTACAAATTTGACTTATACTGTCATATCTGAAAAGTAA
- a CDS encoding tyrosine-type recombinase/integrase → MYSSGLRISEAINMKMTDIDSQRMLIHVKNAKGKKDRYTLLSTKVLSLLREYYAIYKPKTYLFEGQYGGQYSSRSAQNILQLAVKKAGITKQISLHTLRHSFATHLLESGTDLRYIQDLLGHSSPKTTMIYTHVSSTTLKNIINPFDT, encoded by the coding sequence ATCTATTCATCTGGTCTTCGAATTAGCGAAGCAATAAACATGAAAATGACTGACATAGACAGCCAAAGAATGCTAATTCACGTCAAGAATGCAAAAGGAAAAAAAGACCGATACACCCTATTATCAACAAAAGTTTTAAGTTTACTAAGAGAATACTATGCAATTTACAAACCCAAAACTTATTTATTTGAAGGACAATATGGAGGTCAATACAGTAGCCGAAGCGCACAAAACATTTTACAACTAGCCGTCAAAAAAGCAGGAATCACAAAACAAATAAGCCTGCATACGCTTCGCCACAGTTTTGCCACTCACCTATTAGAAAGTGGTACCGATTTGCGCTACATTCAGGATCTATTAGGACATAGCAGTCCTAAAACTACCATGATCTACACACACGTGAGCAGCACCACTTTGAAAAACATCATCAATCCTTTTGACACGTAA
- a CDS encoding site-specific integrase, translating into MNWKAQPITHKKEKRIAVYFEKNADLIARIKQLEGARWSQTLGVWHLPDTEENRIRFKIPSLSHTVPSPEGIENIEKFKQWLRSKRYSDSTINTYSEALKSFLVFYREKALTDITNDDVIVFNNNYILKNNLSASYQHQIINSIKLFFKIIKNTKIDTETLHRPKNAKSLPNVLSKEETFRLIQI; encoded by the coding sequence ATGAATTGGAAAGCACAGCCCATTACACACAAAAAAGAAAAACGAATAGCCGTTTATTTCGAAAAAAACGCCGATTTAATCGCCCGAATCAAACAACTGGAAGGCGCTCGATGGAGCCAGACTCTAGGCGTTTGGCACTTACCGGATACCGAAGAAAACCGAATCCGGTTCAAAATCCCCTCCTTATCCCACACCGTACCCTCGCCCGAAGGAATAGAAAATATCGAAAAATTCAAACAATGGTTGCGCTCCAAACGCTATAGCGACAGTACCATCAATACTTATAGCGAAGCCTTAAAATCCTTTTTGGTCTTTTACCGAGAAAAAGCCCTAACCGACATCACAAATGACGACGTAATTGTTTTCAATAACAACTACATCCTGAAAAATAACCTTTCAGCATCATACCAACATCAAATTATCAATTCGATAAAATTATTTTTTAAAATCATTAAGAATACTAAAATAGACACTGAAACATTACATCGCCCAAAAAATGCAAAATCACTACCCAATGTTTTAAGCAAAGAAGAAACATTTAGACTAATTCAAATTTAA
- the dnaK gene encoding molecular chaperone DnaK, with translation MGKIIGIDLGTTNSCVSVMEGNEAVVIPNAEGKRTTPSIIAFVEGGEIKVGDPAKRQAVTNPTKTIASVKRFMGHTFAEITEEAKRVPYSVVKGDNNTPRVDIDGRLYTAQELSAMTLQKMKKTAEDYLGQTVTEAVITVPAYFNDAQRQATKEAGEIAGLKVMRIINEPTAAALAYGLDKKGKDQKIAVYDLGGGTFDISVLELGDGVFEVLSTDGDTHLGGDDFDHEIIDWLADEFKAEEGIDLRLDPMSLQRIKEAAEKAKIELSSSAETEINLPYVTATASGPKHLVKKLSRAKFEQLTDSLVKRSMAPVAKALKNAGLSVSDIDEVILVGGSTRIPKIVDEVEKFFGKKASKGVNPDEVVAIGAAIQGGVLSGDVKDVLLLDVTPLSLGIETMGGVMTVLIEANTTIPTKKSQVFSTAADSQPSVEIHVLQGARAMAADNKTIGRFHLDGIPPAPRGVPQIEVTFDIDANGIIKVSATDKGTGKSHDIRIEASSGLTAEEIERMKKDAEANADADKAARERAEKLNEADGMIFQTESQLKELGAKLSDDNKVAIEYALTELRMAHQSQDIPAIQTALDNINAAWKKATEEMYAQGEQGQAAAEPQAQSQGDNVEDVEFEEVK, from the coding sequence ATGGGTAAAATAATCGGAATTGATTTAGGTACAACGAACTCTTGTGTTTCTGTAATGGAGGGTAACGAAGCTGTGGTAATCCCTAATGCTGAAGGTAAAAGAACTACACCATCTATCATCGCTTTTGTTGAAGGTGGAGAAATTAAAGTGGGGGATCCTGCAAAAAGACAAGCAGTAACTAACCCTACAAAAACGATTGCTTCTGTTAAACGTTTTATGGGACACACTTTTGCCGAAATTACTGAAGAGGCAAAAAGAGTTCCTTATTCTGTAGTGAAAGGTGACAACAATACACCACGTGTGGATATTGACGGTCGTTTATACACTGCACAAGAATTGTCAGCAATGACACTTCAAAAAATGAAAAAAACTGCTGAGGACTATTTAGGTCAAACTGTTACTGAAGCGGTTATTACTGTTCCTGCTTACTTTAACGATGCACAACGTCAAGCTACTAAAGAAGCTGGAGAGATTGCTGGTCTTAAAGTTATGCGTATTATCAACGAACCAACTGCTGCTGCTTTGGCTTATGGTTTGGATAAAAAAGGTAAAGATCAAAAAATTGCTGTTTACGATTTAGGTGGAGGTACTTTTGATATCTCTGTTCTTGAATTAGGTGACGGTGTATTTGAAGTATTGTCAACTGACGGTGATACTCACTTAGGAGGAGATGATTTTGACCACGAAATCATTGACTGGTTGGCTGACGAATTTAAAGCTGAAGAAGGTATCGACTTGCGTCTTGACCCAATGTCATTGCAACGTATCAAAGAAGCTGCTGAGAAAGCAAAAATTGAATTGTCTTCTTCTGCAGAGACTGAAATCAACTTGCCTTACGTAACTGCTACTGCTTCTGGACCAAAACACTTAGTTAAAAAATTATCAAGAGCTAAATTTGAGCAATTGACTGACTCATTAGTAAAACGTTCTATGGCTCCTGTGGCTAAAGCGTTGAAAAATGCTGGTTTATCAGTTTCTGACATTGACGAAGTTATCTTGGTTGGAGGTTCTACTCGTATTCCAAAAATCGTTGACGAAGTTGAGAAATTCTTCGGTAAAAAAGCATCTAAAGGTGTTAACCCTGATGAAGTTGTTGCTATTGGAGCTGCTATTCAAGGTGGAGTTCTTTCCGGAGATGTAAAAGATGTATTGTTACTTGACGTTACTCCATTGTCTTTGGGTATCGAAACTATGGGTGGTGTAATGACTGTTCTTATCGAAGCTAACACTACTATCCCAACTAAAAAATCTCAAGTTTTCTCTACTGCTGCTGATTCTCAACCATCTGTTGAAATCCACGTATTGCAAGGAGCTAGAGCAATGGCTGCTGATAACAAAACTATCGGTCGTTTCCACTTAGACGGTATCCCACCAGCACCAAGAGGAGTTCCTCAAATCGAAGTAACTTTTGATATTGATGCTAATGGTATCATCAAAGTTTCTGCAACTGACAAAGGAACTGGAAAATCTCACGATATCCGTATCGAAGCTTCTTCTGGATTGACTGCTGAAGAAATCGAAAGAATGAAAAAAGACGCTGAAGCTAACGCTGATGCTGACAAAGCTGCAAGAGAAAGAGCTGAAAAATTGAACGAAGCTGACGGAATGATCTTCCAAACTGAGTCTCAATTGAAAGAGCTTGGAGCTAAATTATCTGATGATAACAAAGTAGCTATCGAGTATGCATTAACTGAATTGAGAATGGCTCACCAATCTCAAGACATTCCTGCAATTCAAACTGCTCTTGACAACATTAACGCTGCTTGGAAAAAAGCTACTGAAGAAATGTATGCTCAAGGAGAACAAGGTCAAGCTGCTGCTGAGCCACAAGCTCAATCGCAAGGAGACAATGTTGAAGACGTTGAATTCGAAGAAGTAAAATAA
- a CDS encoding GNAT family N-acetyltransferase yields MNKIEITEIKSDQIEYYKKFLTFGLINDEENFRITPNDDLNTSFPTEDKLDSFTLGAYSYKELVGVVSFARDGGDREKLRHKGILFRMYVSKNFRGQGIAKKLIEKLIERVKQIPDIEQINLTVIANNDNAKKLYEKFGFVTYGSESNAIKWKGKYFTEDQMKLKLK; encoded by the coding sequence ATGAATAAAATAGAAATTACAGAAATCAAGTCTGACCAAATTGAATACTATAAAAAGTTTCTAACTTTTGGGCTAATCAATGACGAAGAAAATTTTCGTATAACACCTAATGACGATTTAAATACATCTTTCCCTACTGAAGACAAATTGGACAGTTTTACACTTGGGGCTTATTCATACAAAGAATTAGTAGGCGTAGTAAGTTTTGCTCGTGACGGTGGAGATAGAGAAAAATTAAGACACAAAGGTATTTTGTTTAGAATGTATGTTTCCAAAAACTTTCGTGGACAAGGAATTGCAAAAAAACTAATTGAAAAATTAATTGAAAGAGTAAAACAAATCCCTGACATTGAACAAATTAATTTGACGGTAATTGCAAATAATGACAATGCAAAAAAACTCTACGAAAAATTTGGCTTTGTAACATATGGCTCTGAAAGCAATGCGATAAAATGGAAAGGGAAATATTTTACTGAAGACCAAATGAAATTGAAACTAAAATAA
- the corA gene encoding magnesium/cobalt transporter CorA, with product MRKIKYRKGKRVQAYSFEYTGQHKDKKVEMQLFVYDDCSVNVYENAHIESLEKHIDLNKKNWLNIHGLTDVDLLKKIAGHFNIADYMLADILNTTKRTKVEEEKDVLFFNIKSMLPTEGSDEIRVEQISFLLKKGILISFQEKRSDFFTHIRERIRTNSGVVRNKKADYLLFVLLDAIIGNFYITLENEEDKVEELINFTKMSADPIILEKIEKHRDNFNFLKRSIIPLRDSLYEIKSIKEDDVFNEIEPDNFSFFTRLHQKCLELLEQIEADMGALESASNFFFAAQAHKMNEIMKTLTVISVIFIPLTFIVGVYGMNFDNMPELRFRNGYFLVVGFMFLVVIGMVFYFKRRRWF from the coding sequence ATGAGAAAGATCAAATACAGAAAAGGGAAACGAGTGCAGGCCTATTCATTCGAATATACGGGACAACACAAAGACAAAAAGGTTGAAATGCAATTGTTTGTTTATGACGATTGCTCTGTAAATGTATATGAGAATGCGCATATTGAGTCTTTGGAAAAACATATTGATTTGAATAAGAAAAATTGGTTAAATATTCACGGATTGACTGATGTTGATTTGCTTAAAAAAATAGCCGGACATTTCAATATAGCCGATTATATGTTGGCCGATATTTTGAATACAACCAAAAGGACCAAAGTAGAAGAGGAAAAAGATGTTTTGTTTTTTAATATAAAATCAATGTTACCAACCGAAGGTTCAGATGAAATTAGGGTGGAGCAAATCAGTTTTTTGTTGAAAAAAGGGATTTTGATTTCGTTTCAGGAAAAAAGAAGTGATTTTTTTACGCACATTCGGGAGCGAATTAGAACTAATTCGGGGGTTGTAAGAAATAAGAAGGCAGATTATTTATTGTTTGTATTATTGGATGCCATTATTGGGAATTTTTATATAACACTCGAAAATGAAGAAGACAAGGTAGAGGAGTTAATAAATTTTACAAAAATGAGCGCTGATCCTATTATTTTGGAAAAAATTGAAAAACACAGGGATAATTTCAATTTTTTGAAACGCTCAATTATTCCGCTACGGGATTCTTTGTATGAAATAAAAAGCATTAAAGAAGACGATGTTTTTAATGAAATAGAACCCGATAATTTTAGTTTTTTTACCCGTTTACATCAAAAATGCCTGGAACTTCTGGAACAAATCGAGGCAGATATGGGAGCCTTGGAAAGTGCTTCCAATTTCTTTTTTGCAGCCCAGGCCCATAAGATGAACGAGATTATGAAAACGCTGACAGTTATCTCGGTGATATTCATTCCGTTGACTTTTATTGTAGGGGTTTACGGGATGAATTTTGATAATATGCCAGAGCTTAGATTTCGCAATGGTTATTTTTTGGTAGTTGGTTTTATGTTCTTGGTGGTAATTGGGATGGTTTTTTATTTTAAAAGACGGAGATGGTTTTGA
- a CDS encoding sulfite exporter TauE/SafE family protein — MDFQIGLVIAGLVVGFVVGMTGVGGGSLMTPILLWFNIPPTTAVGTDLLYAAVTKTGGIFVHNKKKNINWKITGWLSLGSVPAALLTLWILHSLKVDTEALNHMIKYSLGWALVFTSVAILFKKKIMVFSEKHAGDKFHRESKTQNVLTVAIGVLLGATVTLTSIGAGALGTVTLFFLYPLLPTPKLVGTEIAHAIPLTLVAGLGHASMGNLDLALLGQLLMGSLPGIYMGSMLSGKMPDLMLRNAIAIMLFFVGFKLIS, encoded by the coding sequence ATGGATTTTCAGATAGGTTTAGTAATTGCAGGATTAGTAGTAGGATTTGTGGTAGGAATGACTGGTGTAGGTGGAGGTTCATTGATGACTCCGATTTTATTATGGTTTAATATTCCTCCGACAACAGCAGTTGGTACCGATTTATTATATGCTGCGGTGACTAAAACCGGCGGTATTTTTGTTCATAATAAAAAGAAAAATATTAACTGGAAGATAACCGGTTGGCTTTCTTTAGGCAGCGTACCAGCAGCTTTATTGACTTTGTGGATACTTCATAGTTTGAAAGTCGATACAGAAGCTTTAAATCATATGATAAAATACAGTTTGGGTTGGGCATTGGTTTTTACTTCTGTGGCTATTTTATTCAAAAAGAAAATAATGGTTTTTTCTGAAAAACATGCTGGCGACAAATTTCATAGAGAGAGTAAAACGCAGAATGTGTTGACAGTAGCAATTGGAGTGCTTTTAGGTGCTACTGTGACGCTGACTTCGATAGGTGCTGGGGCACTAGGAACAGTTACTTTGTTTTTCTTATACCCGCTTTTACCAACGCCAAAATTGGTTGGAACCGAGATTGCACATGCAATTCCTTTAACGCTTGTTGCCGGATTGGGTCATGCTTCAATGGGGAATTTAGATTTGGCTTTACTTGGTCAGTTATTGATGGGCTCGCTTCCGGGAATCTATATGGGAAGTATGTTAAGTGGGAAAATGCCTGATTTGATGCTTAGAAACGCGATTGCAATCATGCTATTCTTTGTAGGTTTCAAGCTTATTTCCTAA
- a CDS encoding DUF1905 domain-containing protein, protein MDGKIKYEFSAKTWQHQGPNGWYFVSLPIAMAKEIRENLKWQEEGWGRLKAVAKIGNSKWETAIWFDTKLNTYLLPLKAEIRKKEKIQKGDDITTTIWV, encoded by the coding sequence ATGGATGGAAAAATCAAATATGAATTTTCAGCAAAAACTTGGCAGCATCAAGGTCCAAATGGCTGGTACTTTGTTTCACTTCCAATCGCAATGGCAAAAGAAATAAGAGAAAACCTTAAATGGCAAGAAGAAGGCTGGGGACGATTGAAAGCTGTAGCAAAAATTGGCAATAGTAAATGGGAAACTGCAATATGGTTTGACACTAAACTCAACACCTATTTGCTTCCTCTTAAAGCAGAAATAAGAAAGAAGGAAAAAATCCAAAAAGGCGATGACATTACAACTACTATTTGGGTTTAA
- a CDS encoding CHRD domain-containing protein: MKSVLNFSAILLLFFIGNSCSSSDDNSTPSAPSPVISTFTATLGPPTGVTSTASGSATLKLNETAKTYEITVNYTGLTPIHGHIHSADGAVQLPFPDATVASSPFTYSAAINDTQITQLMAGTDYVNLHTTAYPAGEISGVLTKTGTTGGGTGGGGGGY, encoded by the coding sequence ATGAAATCTGTTTTAAATTTTTCAGCGATTTTATTATTGTTTTTTATTGGAAATTCATGTTCCAGTAGTGACGATAATTCTACACCAAGCGCACCCTCGCCTGTTATTTCAACTTTTACTGCAACTTTAGGACCTCCCACTGGTGTTACATCAACAGCTTCAGGAAGTGCTACGCTCAAATTGAACGAAACTGCTAAAACTTATGAAATCACAGTAAACTACACAGGACTAACACCTATTCATGGCCATATCCATAGTGCAGACGGAGCAGTTCAACTTCCATTTCCCGATGCAACCGTTGCAAGCTCACCATTTACCTATTCTGCAGCCATAAATGATACGCAAATAACCCAACTTATGGCTGGAACAGATTATGTTAACTTACATACAACTGCTTATCCTGCAGGGGAAATAAGCGGTGTACTTACCAAAACAGGTACTACTGGAGGTGGTACAGGCGGCGGTGGTGGTGGATACTAA
- the rlmH gene encoding 23S rRNA (pseudouridine(1915)-N(3))-methyltransferase RlmH has protein sequence MNIKLIAIGKTDNKSLQTLIDDYTKRLSFYIKFDLEIIPDIKNVKNLSESQQKEKEGELILSKLTPTDQLILLDENGKTFSSVGFSAELQKKMNSGIKTLVFVIGGPYGFSDTVYAKANGKISLSLMTFSHQMVRLFFIEQLYRAFTILRNEPYHHQ, from the coding sequence ATGAACATCAAACTTATCGCGATTGGCAAAACAGACAATAAATCATTACAAACCCTGATTGATGATTACACCAAACGATTGTCTTTTTATATCAAGTTTGATTTGGAAATAATTCCTGATATCAAAAACGTAAAAAACTTATCTGAAAGTCAGCAAAAAGAAAAAGAAGGAGAGCTTATATTATCCAAACTCACTCCAACCGATCAGCTTATTTTATTGGACGAAAACGGAAAAACCTTTTCCAGTGTAGGTTTTTCGGCAGAATTACAAAAAAAAATGAATTCGGGTATAAAAACATTGGTTTTCGTCATTGGAGGGCCTTACGGTTTTTCAGATACCGTTTATGCTAAAGCAAACGGAAAAATCTCCCTTTCTCTTATGACCTTTTCGCACCAAATGGTTCGCTTGTTTTTTATTGAGCAATTGTATCGCGCTTTCACCATTTTGAGAAATGAACCTTATCATCATCAATAA